A region of Trueperaceae bacterium DNA encodes the following proteins:
- a CDS encoding DNA-directed RNA polymerase subunit omega produces MAQEGYDKLLALTDSRYRLSIIVAKRAAQLKFGVPTVLEPDDVPKNENTVSLAMKELTISDEIRWSDDDSLPSLDDVRRTVEPVRVETPQTFSSPFDDDED; encoded by the coding sequence GTGGCTCAGGAAGGTTACGACAAGCTGCTCGCGCTGACCGACTCCCGCTACCGGCTGTCGATCATCGTGGCGAAGCGCGCCGCGCAGCTCAAGTTCGGCGTGCCCACGGTCCTCGAGCCGGACGACGTCCCGAAGAACGAGAACACCGTGTCCCTCGCCATGAAGGAGCTCACCATCTCCGACGAGATCAGGTGGTCCGACGACGACTCGCTGCCCTCGCTCGACGACGTGCGCCGCACCGTCGAGCCGGTGAGGGTGGAGACGCCGCAGACGTTCTCGAGCCCGTTCGACGACGACGAGGACTGA
- the argR gene encoding arginine repressor — MPSKEYRQRLIAELVENEFLSTQAQIAERLAERGIRVTQATVSRDVTELRLVRVPAGKGQHRYRVTPLTGQEDVEGELRQRFKLFVRDLDRGENVIAVKTDEGHASGVAYVIDKLERDDIVGTLAGQDTILVVARSAAAAQALLDEFERLLE; from the coding sequence ATGCCGAGCAAGGAGTACAGGCAGCGCCTGATCGCTGAGCTCGTCGAGAACGAGTTCCTCTCCACCCAGGCGCAGATCGCCGAGAGGCTCGCCGAGCGCGGCATAAGGGTCACGCAGGCCACGGTCAGCCGCGACGTCACCGAGCTGCGGCTCGTGCGCGTGCCCGCGGGCAAGGGCCAGCACCGCTACCGCGTCACGCCGCTCACCGGGCAGGAGGACGTGGAGGGCGAGCTGAGGCAGCGCTTCAAGCTGTTCGTGCGCGACCTCGACCGCGGCGAGAACGTCATCGCCGTCAAGACCGACGAGGGGCACGCCTCGGGGGTCGCCTACGTGATCGACAAGCTCGAGCGCGACGACATCGTCGGCACGCTGGCGGGACAGGACACGATCCTCGTCGTCGCCCGCTCCGCCGCGGCCGCCCAGGCGCTCCTCGACGAGTTCGAGCGCCTCCTGGAGTAG